From Acidovorax sp. FHTAMBA, one genomic window encodes:
- a CDS encoding YafY family protein: MRRADRLFQIVQLIRGRRLSTAAFLAERLEVSARTIYRDVADLQHQGVPIEGEAGVGYRLGAGFDLPPLMFSQGEANALVAAARLAQAWLDTGLAREVEGALGKILSVLPPAARVAAEAQALYAPAVGLGPRALTTLQALREAVHTRNMVHIDYADVQGRPTQRRLRPLGCFYWGKVWTLSAWCELRGDFRGFRIDRIVDLVVLEEHFQSEPGKTLADLLRKVEAEMADCGPEGEAARTPPAAP, from the coding sequence ATGCGCCGCGCTGACCGCCTGTTCCAGATCGTGCAGCTCATCCGCGGGCGGCGCCTGTCCACAGCCGCCTTCCTGGCCGAGCGGCTGGAGGTGTCGGCTCGCACCATCTACCGCGACGTGGCCGACCTGCAGCACCAGGGCGTGCCCATCGAAGGCGAGGCCGGCGTGGGCTACCGCCTGGGCGCCGGCTTCGACCTGCCGCCCCTCATGTTCAGCCAGGGCGAGGCCAACGCGCTGGTCGCCGCCGCCCGCCTGGCCCAGGCCTGGCTGGACACCGGCCTGGCGCGCGAGGTGGAAGGCGCCCTGGGCAAGATACTGTCCGTGCTGCCCCCCGCCGCCCGCGTGGCCGCCGAGGCGCAGGCGCTCTACGCCCCCGCCGTGGGCCTGGGCCCCCGCGCGCTCACCACCCTGCAGGCCCTGCGCGAGGCCGTGCACACGCGCAACATGGTGCACATTGATTACGCTGACGTGCAGGGCCGCCCCACCCAGCGCCGCCTGCGGCCTCTGGGCTGCTTTTACTGGGGCAAGGTCTGGACCCTGTCGGCCTGGTGCGAACTGCGGGGCGACTTCCGGGGCTTTCGCATCGACCGCATCGTGGACCTGGTGGTGCTGGAAGAACACTTCCAGTCCGAGCCCGGCAAGACCCTGGCCGACCTGCTGCGCAAGGTGGAGGCGGAGATGGCGGACTGCGGGCCGGAAGGGGAGGCGGCGCGTACACCGCCAGCGGCCCCCTGA